One part of the Spirochaetota bacterium genome encodes these proteins:
- a CDS encoding thiamine diphosphokinase: MERNENKKSRALFFLNGYYGNLKLDISKIKNDDVLIGVDGGLNFLFENGLQNRIDYAIGDFDSFNNPHKYFPENKIIKFEKEKDYTDTLGAFFYIKNHYNKKIKEYHFYGVSGKREDHFLSLIYSFYSFNDLIFFHSLYEDFLLLKKGKYRINIGKGSLFSVFPLKRVKNLSLINTKYSFKKKYINLTGMGVSNETTDDEIVIEFEEGILLISILKNYEEIKEILINNNFLIEKE, translated from the coding sequence ATGGAAAGAAATGAGAATAAAAAATCTAGAGCACTTTTTTTTCTTAATGGTTATTATGGTAATTTAAAATTAGATATAAGTAAGATTAAAAATGATGATGTTTTAATTGGTGTTGATGGAGGATTAAATTTTCTTTTTGAGAATGGACTTCAAAATAGAATTGATTATGCTATAGGAGATTTTGATTCTTTTAATAATCCACATAAATATTTTCCGGAAAATAAAATTATTAAATTTGAAAAGGAGAAAGATTATACAGATACTCTTGGTGCTTTTTTTTATATTAAAAATCATTATAATAAAAAGATAAAAGAATACCATTTTTATGGAGTTTCAGGAAAAAGGGAGGATCATTTTTTGTCTCTTATATATTCCTTTTATAGTTTTAATGATTTAATTTTTTTTCATTCTCTATATGAAGATTTTCTTCTTTTAAAGAAGGGAAAATATAGAATCAATATTGGTAAAGGGAGTCTTTTTTCAGTCTTCCCATTAAAAAGAGTTAAAAATTTAAGTTTAATAAATACAAAGTATTCATTTAAAAAAAAATATATTAATTTAACTGGTATGGGTGTATCAAATGAAACAACAGATGATGAAATAGTTATAGAATTTGAAGAAGGTATTTTATTAATTAGTATTTTGAAAAACTATGAAGAAATTAAAGAAATTTTAATTAATAATAACTTTTTAATAGAAAAGGAATAA